From a region of the Rhipicephalus microplus isolate Deutch F79 chromosome X, USDA_Rmic, whole genome shotgun sequence genome:
- the LOC142777261 gene encoding uncharacterized protein LOC142777261, whose translation MSQAKETTNATKSELRNQCICPEDTPTHAKTPKPKKRKRDDAADHKEGFITHLVPTTRRKLSALRCPPTPRCPAPNPKVPQRDQTNMLMSTGEQPAVALEPPLWKAAMTPHLTTASSQYLSWSTGISGTRSARGGQPGSRKRPRLAPELLYRPLLRGSPRLLVGPQHDGDSSVSHDIRWSHVPERGRGAPDASGDGDMNVVPKDKYDDRKSKWRGKKCHNSTEDSSDSYRLKSRRNVFWGHEVLPTSGSPTVAPYKQPSLLQSEEATPTLVVKPLSPPLRSPPPEDNKHVTPYSLGGYPLGSHAQGAYDNAQDEDHTEEEEMHGGCNIVACIVLIVSVGLCVIITVLLALYAV comes from the coding sequence ATGTCACAGGCAAAAGAGACCACGAACGCAACGAAGTCTGAACTGAGAAATCAATGCATCTGCCCGGAAGACACCCCTACACATGCCAAGACACCTAAGCCGAAGAAACGCAAACGTGACGATGCAGCGGATCACAAGGAGGGCTTCATTACTCACCTCGTCCCGACTACGCGTCGTAAGTTGAGCGCGCTTCGATGTCCGCCGACCCCGCGATGCCCCGCCCCGAACCCCAAGGTACCTCAGCGGGATCAAACGAACATGCTGATGTCGACTGGCGAGCAGCCTGCCGTCGCCCTGGAGCCGCCGCTATGGAAAGCCGCCATGACACCACACTTAACGACAGCGTCCTCGCAGTACCTCTCATGGTCAACGGGGATCTCCGGCACTCGCAGTGCCCGCGGTGGCCAACCCGGCTCACGGAAACGACCGCGGCTGGCACCCGAACTACTTTATCGGCCACTGCTGCGCGGCTCGCCGCGACTACTCGTCGGCCCCCAACACGATGGCGATTCCTCCGTAAGCCATGACATTCGTTGGTCACATGTACCAGAGCGTGGCAGAGGTGCACCCGACGCGTCTGGAGACGGCGACATGAATGTGGTCCCCAAGGACAAGTACGATGACCGCAAGAGCAAGTGGCGCGGCAAGAAGTGTCACAACTCAACTGAAGATTCATCGGACTCTTACCGGCTTAAGAGCCGTCGAAACGTCTTCTGGGGGCACGAGGTGCTGCCTACGTCGGGCTCACCTACAGTGGCTCCATACAAGCAGCCATCCCTGCTGCAGTCTGAAGAGGCTACGCCCACCCTGGTTGTCAAGCCTCTTTCGCCCCCGCTACGTAGCCCACCACCGGAGGACAACAAGCATGTCACACCATATTCGCTCGGCGGGTACCCATTGGGCAGTCACGCGCAGGGCGCCTACGACAACGCGCAGGACGAAGATCATACAGAGGAAGAGGAGATGCATGGTGGCTGCAATATTGTGGCCTGCATCGTCTTAATCGTCTCGGTGGGGCTGTGTGTCATCATCACAGTTCTGCTTGCCTTGTACGCAGTGTGA